In one Juglans regia cultivar Chandler chromosome 11, Walnut 2.0, whole genome shotgun sequence genomic region, the following are encoded:
- the LOC108987891 gene encoding galactinol synthase 2-like, with the protein MAPHDITTAADANPTGLAKAGSMPSRAYVTFLAGNGDYVKGVVGLAKGLRKVKSKYPLVVAILPDVPGEHREILVSQGCIVKEIEPVYPPENQTQFAMAYYVINYSKLRIWEFVEYSKMIYLDGDIQVFENIDHLFDLPDNNFYAVMDCFCEKTWSHSPQYKVGYCQQCPDRFKWPAKLGPKPALYFNAGMFVYEPNLSTYHDLLKKLKITPPTPFAEQDFLNMYFRDVYKPIPPIYNLVLALMWRHPENIQLDKVKVVHYCAAGSKPWRYTGEEQNMDREDIKMLVKKWWDVYNDESLDYKNSVASGEVEAGAEQKNLQAFLAALSEAGVIPYIPAPSAA; encoded by the exons ATGGCTCCTCATGATATCACCACCGCCGCTGATGCCAATCCCACCGGCCTAGCCAAGGCCGGTAGCATGCCTAGCAGGGCGTATGTTACGTTCTTGGCTGGCAACGGGGACTACGTGAAAGGTGTGGTTGGCCTGGCCAAGGGACTGAGAAAGGTGAAGAGCAAGTACCCACTGGTGGTGGCTATCTTGCCGGACGTGCCAGGGGAGCACCGGGAGATTCTGGTGTCTCAGGGCTGCATAGTGAAGGAGATTGAGCCGGTTTACCCGCCGGAGAATCAGACCCAGTTTGCCATGGCCTACTACGTGATCAATTACTCGAAGCTTCGTATCTGGGAG TTTGTGGAGTACAGCAAGATGATCTACCTAGATGGAGACATCCAAGTTTTTGAAAACATAGATCACCTCTTTGATCTTCCAGACAACAACTTCTATGCTGTGATGGATTGTTTTTGTGAGAAAACTTGGAGCCACAGTCCCCAGTACAAGGTTGGCTATTGCCAGCAGTGCCCTGACAGGTTCAAGTGGCCTGCCAAGTTAGGCCCCAAGCCTGCCCTCTACTTCAATGCTGGCATGTTTGTTTATGAGCCCAACTTGTCAACATACCATGACCTCCTCAAGAAACTCAAAATTACCCCTCCTACTCCTTTTGCTGAGCAG GACTTTTTGAACATGTACTTCAGGGATGTTTACAAGCCAATCCCTCCAATTTACAACCTTGTTCTTGCCCTGATGTGGCGCCACCCAGAGAACATCCAACTTGACAAAGTCAAAGTTGTTCACTACTGTGCTGCT GGATCGAAGCCATGGAGGTACACCGGAGAGGAACAGAACATGGACAGGGAAGATATTAAGATGCTGGTTAAGAAATGGTGGGACGTATACAACGACGAGTCATTGGACTACAAGAACAGTGTGGCTTCTGGAGAGGTTGAAGCAGGGGCTGAGCAGAAGAATCTGCAGGCATTTTTGGCGGCACTTTCGGAGGCTGGCGTTATTCCCTACATTCCTGCCCCATCTGCCGCTTAG
- the LOC108987898 gene encoding chloroplast stem-loop binding protein of 41 kDa b, chloroplastic → MAKLVVLQQKQPSFSLLPASLSDFNGTRLHTQIQLKRKVWKPKGALRISASSTKKILIMGGTRFIGLFLSRLLVKEGHQVTLFTRGKAPITQQLPGESEKDYTDFSSKILHLKGDRKDFEFVKASLSAEGFDVVYDINGREAVEVEPILDALPKLEQYIYCSSAGVYLKSDLLPHFETDAVDPKSRHKGKLETESLLESKGVNWTSIRPVYIYGPLNYNPVEEWFFHRLKAGRPIPVPNSGMQITQLGHVKDLARVFVQVLGNEKASKEVFNISGEKYVTFDGLARACAKAAGFPEPEIIHYNPKEFDFGKKKSFPFRDQHFFASVDKAKSVLGWKPEFDLVEGLADSYNLDFGRGTFRKEADFSTDDLILGKSLVLT, encoded by the exons ATGGCAAAGTTGGTGGTGCTGCAACAAAAACAAccttccttctctcttctccctGCCTCTCTCTCTGACTTCAATGGCACCAGACTCCACACTCAAATTCAG TTGAAAAGAAAGGTATGGAAGCCGAAAGGAGCATTACGCATCTCAGCATCAAGCACCAAGAAGATTCTCATAATGGGAGGCACCAGATTTATTGGTTTGTTTTTGTCACGACTCCTTGTCAAAGAGGGTCATCAG GTGACTTTGTTTACCAGAGGAAAAGCACCCATCACTCAACAATTGCCGGGGGAATCTGAGAAGGATTATACTGATTTTTCTTCAAAG ATCTTGCATTTGAAAGGAGACAGGAAGGACTTTGAATTTGTCAAAGCCAGTCTCTCAGCTGAAGGCTTTGATGTTGTTTATGACATAAATG GACGAGAGGCAGTTGAAGTTGAACCCATACTGGATGCACTACCAAAGCTAGAACA GTATATATACTGTTCTTCAGCCGGTGTCTACCTCAAGTCTGATTTACTACCCCACTTTGAG ACTGATGCAGTTGATCCAAAGAGCCGGCACAAGGGAAAGCTTGAGACAGAGAGCTTGCTGGAATCAAAGGGTGTCAATTGGACTTCTATAAGGCCAGTCTACATCTATGGACCATTGAACTATAACCCTGTTGAAGAGTGGTTTTTCCACCGATTGAAAGCTGGTCGCCCAATCCCAGTCCCCAACTCAGGAATGCAAATAACACAACTAGGTCATGTTAAG GACTTGGCAAGAGTTTTTGTTCAGGTTCTGGGCAATGAAAAGGCCAGCAAGGAAGTCTTCAACATTTCTGGAGAAAAATATGTCACATTTGATGGATTAGCAAGAGCCTGTGCAAAG GCTGCCGGATTTCCTGAGCCTGAGATCATTCACTACAATCCTAAGGAATTTGATTTTGGCAAAAAGAAGTCATTTCCATTCCGCGATCAG CATTTCTTTGCATCTGTTGACAAAGCAAAGAGCGTGCTTGGGTGGAAACCTGAATTTGATCTAGTGGAAGGCCTTGCGGACTCCTACAACCTAGACTTTGGTCGGGGAACTTTCAGGAAAGAGGCTGATTTCTCCACAGATGACTTGATTCTTGGCAAGAGTCTTGTTCTCACTTAG
- the LOC108999554 gene encoding Golgi apparatus membrane protein-like protein ECHIDNA, translated as MDLNPPAGENYANPKTCLFHVIFKAAALAFYILSALFVNSFVIIFVVTVLLAALDFWVVKNVSGRILVGLRWWNEINDLGESVWKFESLDQESLARMNKKDSWLFWWTLYLAAAAWIVLAIFSLIRLQADYLLVIGVCLTLSIANIVGFTKCRKDAKQKIQQFASQTIASRVTSTIQSAFSVV; from the exons ATGGATCTCAACCCG CCTGCAGGAGAAAATTATGCCAACCCGAAGACATGTCTCTTTCATGTTATTTTCAAG GCTGCAGCATTGGCATTTTACATTCTTTCTGCCCTCTTCGTTAATAGCTTTGTCATCATTTTCGTGGTGACTGTCCTTCTTGCCGCTCTTGATTTTTGGGTAGTCAAGAATGTCAGTGGTCGAATTTTAGTTGGTTTAAGGTGGTGGAATGAAATAAATGATCTTGGTGAAAGCGTATGGAAATTTGAATCTCTTGACCAAGAG TCATTGGCCCGCATGAACAAGAAAGATTCATGGCTGTTCTGGTGGACCCTATACCTTGCG GCGGCTGCATGGATCGTTCTTGCAATATTCTCTCTCATAAGGCTTCAAGCTGATTATCTCCTTGTTATAGGAGTTTGTTTAACGCTCAGTATTGCAAATATTGTTGGCTTTACCAAATGCCGAAAAG ATGCTAAGCAGAAGATTCAACAATTTGCTTCCCAGACCATTGCATCTCGGGTCACATCCACCATACAATCGGCATTCAGTGTTGTTTGA